The following proteins are encoded in a genomic region of Deltaproteobacteria bacterium:
- a CDS encoding DUF2378 family protein — MSDVNLQAAVFSATFEGVARRFRNQMSAGLISELRARGLDFDDLKPAYPLELWEFLVRRLSSELYPGVPEAAAWRRLGREFIEGYAQTLIGRSTLALGRIIGTRRFMERLGRNLRSGGNFAQVDVHVIAPNEVQIESRIDPAFLAHWAGKETVMHQYRVGVVEGALLAVGAKPDVELLSVDPARQMGTYRARWT, encoded by the coding sequence ATGTCCGACGTAAACCTCCAGGCTGCCGTCTTCTCGGCCACGTTCGAGGGCGTGGCGCGGCGCTTCCGCAACCAGATGAGCGCGGGGCTCATCAGCGAGCTCCGCGCGCGCGGCCTCGACTTCGATGACCTCAAGCCTGCCTACCCGCTCGAGCTCTGGGAGTTCCTGGTGCGCCGGCTCTCCAGCGAGCTCTACCCGGGCGTGCCTGAGGCGGCCGCATGGCGTCGCCTGGGCCGCGAGTTCATCGAGGGCTACGCGCAAACGCTCATCGGCCGCTCCACCCTGGCCCTGGGCCGCATCATCGGCACGCGGCGGTTCATGGAGCGGCTTGGGCGCAACCTGCGCTCGGGGGGAAACTTCGCGCAGGTGGACGTTCACGTGATCGCGCCGAACGAGGTGCAGATCGAGTCGCGCATCGACCCCGCGTTCCTGGCCCACTGGGCGGGCAAGGAGACGGTGATGCACCAGTACCGCGTCGGCGTGGTGGAGGGCGCGCTGCTGGCCGTCGGGGCGAAGCCGGACGTGGAGCTGCTGAGCGTCGATCCGGCGCGGCAGATGGGGACCTACCGTGCCCGCTGGACGTAG
- a CDS encoding AraC family transcriptional regulator: MGTVEPDISIGAIRKLVETLGSLGVDPAAILAEARFNLADHADPESRVPLRTLYDLWEGLWRRLPRPDLALLAAQRYAPTDYGLLGFVSLSCPTIGAALEQVSRYSRLWTAEPELRLHADGWFSAEYTRPLPDRPGLRIGTEGALAEVLQAVRAVAPGPVSPTEVWFRHPAPSDTQAHEAFFGCKVKFGAARNAMMLPREALQMAMPRPDPQLGMFLGGLASKALEARAEPDSLLDQLRRLLAEELRSGVPNLQSTAKRLATSARTLRRKLETEGTTFRDLLDETRSKLAQSYLANPDLPLAEVAFLLGFSEASAFHRAFKRWTKQTPAEFREAALGARRTG, encoded by the coding sequence ATGGGCACGGTCGAGCCGGACATCTCCATCGGTGCCATCCGCAAGCTGGTGGAGACGCTGGGAAGCCTCGGCGTCGACCCGGCCGCCATCCTCGCCGAGGCGCGCTTCAACCTGGCCGACCACGCGGATCCCGAGTCGCGTGTCCCACTGCGCACGCTCTACGACCTCTGGGAAGGGCTGTGGCGACGCCTGCCGCGCCCCGACCTCGCCCTGCTGGCGGCCCAGCGCTATGCGCCAACGGACTATGGCCTGCTGGGCTTCGTCTCCCTGAGCTGTCCGACCATCGGCGCCGCGCTGGAGCAGGTCTCGCGCTACTCCCGCCTCTGGACCGCCGAGCCCGAGCTGCGACTCCACGCCGACGGCTGGTTCAGCGCCGAGTACACCCGCCCACTCCCCGACCGGCCGGGTTTGCGCATCGGGACCGAGGGCGCGCTCGCGGAGGTGCTGCAGGCGGTGCGCGCCGTGGCGCCCGGGCCCGTTTCGCCCACGGAGGTGTGGTTCCGGCACCCCGCGCCCTCCGACACCCAGGCGCACGAGGCGTTCTTCGGCTGCAAGGTGAAGTTCGGCGCTGCGCGGAACGCGATGATGCTCCCTCGCGAGGCGCTGCAGATGGCCATGCCCCGGCCGGATCCGCAGCTCGGGATGTTCCTGGGCGGCCTGGCCAGCAAGGCGCTCGAGGCGCGAGCGGAGCCGGACTCGCTCCTGGATCAGCTGCGACGGCTGCTGGCCGAGGAGCTGCGCTCGGGAGTCCCGAATCTGCAGTCGACCGCCAAGCGGCTGGCCACCAGCGCGCGCACGCTGCGGCGCAAGCTCGAGACCGAGGGCACCACCTTCCGAGATCTGCTCGACGAGACCCGCTCGAAGCTCGCGCAGAGCTACCTGGCGAATCCCGACCTGCCGCTGGCCGAGGTGGCCTTCCTGCTGGGCTTCTCCGAGGCGAGCGCGTTCCACCGGGCCTTCAAGCGGTGGACGAAGCAGACGCCCGCGGAGTTCCGCGAGGCCGCGCTGGGCGCTCGCAGGACGGGTTGA
- a CDS encoding VOC family protein, with translation MAKAKITPFLWFDDQAEQAMRFYVSIFPNSKIHTVNRYGDAGPGKKGSVMTVAARVAGQELVALNGGPHYELSPAFSLFVSCKNQREVDTLWRKLLSGGGRESMCGWLTDRFGLSWQIVPDVLMELLGDNDRARANRAMQAMLGMRKLDIQALRDAADGKIAAKKPRARSRRN, from the coding sequence ATGGCCAAGGCGAAGATCACCCCGTTCCTGTGGTTCGACGATCAGGCCGAGCAGGCCATGCGCTTCTACGTCTCGATCTTTCCGAACTCGAAGATCCACACCGTCAACCGCTACGGCGACGCGGGCCCGGGCAAGAAGGGCAGCGTGATGACCGTGGCTGCGCGCGTAGCGGGCCAGGAGCTCGTCGCGCTCAACGGCGGGCCGCACTACGAGCTGAGTCCGGCGTTCTCGCTCTTCGTGAGCTGCAAGAACCAGCGCGAGGTGGACACGCTCTGGCGCAAGCTGCTCAGCGGCGGTGGTCGCGAGAGCATGTGCGGCTGGCTCACCGATCGCTTCGGGCTCTCGTGGCAGATCGTGCCCGACGTCCTCATGGAGCTGCTCGGCGACAACGATCGCGCGCGGGCCAATCGCGCGATGCAGGCCATGCTCGGGATGCGCAAGCTCGACATCCAGGCGCTGCGCGATGCGGCCGATGGCAAGATCGCGGCGAAGAAGCCGCGCGCCCGCTCACGGCGAAATTGA
- a CDS encoding thioredoxin produces the protein MRFASTILLSAALLFGCTREPAPPPAASAQAAPTPPVPTQPEGHLRLIPAPDYPNAAMVIADQLAQSESAHRRLLVYVGAPWCEPCQHFHKAAEAGELDAVFPDLDLLVFDSERDNVRLFQAGYVSKYIPLFVVPNPDGRSSGKHIEGGIKGDGAVKQLTPRLKELLGN, from the coding sequence GTGCGATTCGCTTCCACGATCTTGCTCAGCGCGGCGCTGCTCTTCGGCTGCACGCGCGAGCCTGCGCCGCCGCCAGCCGCGAGCGCACAAGCTGCGCCGACGCCACCCGTACCGACGCAGCCCGAAGGTCACTTGCGGCTCATCCCCGCGCCGGACTACCCGAACGCGGCGATGGTGATCGCCGACCAGCTGGCGCAGTCGGAGAGCGCGCACCGGCGGCTGCTGGTCTACGTGGGCGCGCCGTGGTGCGAGCCGTGCCAGCACTTCCACAAGGCCGCCGAGGCCGGCGAGCTCGACGCCGTCTTCCCGGATCTCGACCTGCTCGTCTTCGACTCCGAGCGGGACAACGTTCGCCTCTTCCAGGCCGGCTACGTGTCCAAGTACATCCCGCTCTTCGTGGTCCCCAACCCGGACGGGCGCTCGTCGGGCAAGCACATCGAGGGCGGCATCAAGGGCGACGGCGCGGTGAAGCAGCTCACCCCGCGGCTGAAGGAGCTGCTCGGCAATTAA
- the ffh gene encoding signal recognition particle protein, whose product MLDTVAKGFKAAKNRLTGKAEITEEIVDEALRDIRVSLLEADVSFDVVKRFVAKVKDKAVGEVVSTTAVDKGGKKVRASPQDQFIKICHDELEALMGPVDTSLKLPGPLSSIMMVGLQGSGKTTTAGKLASKLIKQGKKPLLVAADIYRPAAVDQLKVLGERLGIPVYHEAGLLPPELCKRGVEEARKQKRDVVILDTAGRLAIDEELMKELEQIKSNVQPNNILLVCDAMIGQDAVKTAAEFDRRLTLDGFILTKLDGDARGGAALSIKEVTGKPIKFLGMGEGMDKLEEFRPEGLAGRILGFGDIVGLMKDFEEVVDQEKAEADAQKLLSGNFTLTDFVEQIRTVRKMGDVKDLLEKFPIFGEQTANLNIDDKELIKIEAMYQSMTPKERDNPTLFNEARIKRVANGSGRRFQEVKDLLDRYGMMRNMMATIGQQPGLLGMLPGFKQIAQLRKMKGMDLGEIFGKDAKMMEQAMGGMQMPQMQIARGMQAPMSASQMNKARLMGYTTAPQGQSMSAEEKKRLKEKKKQQKEARKKNRKRR is encoded by the coding sequence ATGCTGGACACCGTCGCCAAGGGCTTCAAGGCCGCCAAGAACCGCCTCACCGGCAAGGCCGAGATCACCGAGGAGATCGTCGACGAGGCGCTCCGCGACATCCGGGTGAGCCTCCTCGAGGCCGACGTCTCCTTCGACGTCGTGAAGCGCTTCGTGGCCAAGGTGAAGGACAAGGCCGTCGGCGAGGTGGTGAGCACCACCGCCGTCGACAAGGGCGGCAAGAAGGTCCGCGCCTCGCCGCAGGACCAGTTCATCAAGATCTGCCACGACGAGCTCGAGGCCCTCATGGGCCCCGTGGACACCAGCCTCAAGCTCCCCGGGCCGCTCAGCTCCATCATGATGGTGGGCCTGCAGGGCTCCGGTAAGACGACCACCGCCGGCAAGCTCGCCAGCAAGCTCATCAAGCAGGGCAAGAAGCCGCTGCTCGTGGCCGCCGACATCTACCGCCCCGCCGCCGTCGATCAGCTCAAGGTCCTCGGCGAGCGCCTGGGCATCCCCGTGTACCACGAGGCCGGCCTGCTCCCGCCCGAGCTCTGCAAGCGCGGCGTGGAAGAGGCCCGCAAGCAGAAGCGCGACGTGGTCATCCTCGATACCGCAGGCCGCCTGGCGATCGACGAAGAGCTCATGAAGGAGCTCGAGCAGATCAAGTCGAACGTGCAGCCGAACAACATCCTGCTCGTGTGCGACGCGATGATCGGCCAGGACGCGGTGAAGACCGCGGCCGAGTTCGACCGCCGGCTCACCCTCGACGGCTTCATCCTCACCAAGCTCGACGGCGACGCACGCGGCGGCGCGGCGCTGAGCATCAAGGAAGTCACGGGCAAGCCCATCAAGTTCCTCGGCATGGGCGAGGGCATGGACAAGCTCGAGGAGTTCCGCCCCGAGGGTCTCGCGGGCCGCATCCTCGGCTTCGGCGACATCGTCGGCTTGATGAAGGACTTCGAGGAGGTCGTCGACCAGGAGAAGGCCGAGGCCGACGCCCAGAAGCTCCTCAGCGGCAACTTCACCCTCACCGACTTCGTGGAGCAGATCCGCACCGTCCGCAAGATGGGCGACGTGAAGGACCTGCTCGAGAAGTTCCCCATCTTCGGCGAGCAGACCGCCAACCTGAACATCGACGACAAGGAGCTCATCAAGATCGAGGCGATGTACCAGTCGATGACCCCGAAGGAGCGCGACAACCCCACGCTCTTCAACGAGGCCCGCATCAAGCGCGTGGCCAACGGCTCGGGCCGGCGCTTCCAGGAGGTGAAGGACCTCCTCGATCGCTACGGGATGATGCGCAACATGATGGCCACCATCGGCCAGCAGCCGGGCCTGCTGGGCATGCTCCCGGGCTTCAAGCAGATCGCCCAGCTCCGCAAGATGAAGGGCATGGACCTGGGCGAGATCTTCGGCAAGGACGCGAAGATGATGGAGCAGGCCATGGGCGGCATGCAGATGCCGCAGATGCAGATCGCCCGCGGCATGCAGGCACCCATGTCGGCCAGCCAGATGAACAAGGCGCGCCTGATGGGCTACACCACGGCGCCGCAGGGCCAGTCCATGAGCGCAGAGGAGAAGAAGCGGCTCAAGGAGAAGAAGAAGCAGCAGAAAGAGGCGCGCAAGAAGAACCGCAAGCGCCGCTAG
- a CDS encoding phosphatase PAP2 family protein translates to MSATIAVRSTWQRLLALDESAFLRFRALERPHLTPLMRTFTKLGDPSGWLLQGLVLALVPGAASLALRLGLAAGLATAVVQVLKRSCRRPRPSRGIAGFSALAQDPDAFSFPSGHSAVAFAVAVALVMTASPLGGFELALASCVAVSRVYLGAHYPLDVTLGAALGGLCGAGVALALG, encoded by the coding sequence ATGAGCGCAACGATCGCTGTCCGCAGCACCTGGCAGCGCCTGCTCGCGCTGGACGAGAGCGCGTTCCTTCGCTTCCGCGCGCTGGAGCGGCCGCACCTCACGCCCTTGATGCGAACGTTCACCAAGCTCGGTGATCCTTCGGGCTGGCTGCTCCAGGGATTGGTGCTCGCGCTCGTTCCGGGTGCCGCCTCGTTGGCGTTGCGGCTCGGGCTTGCGGCAGGACTCGCGACGGCCGTGGTTCAAGTGCTCAAGCGGAGCTGCCGACGTCCGCGGCCGAGCCGCGGCATCGCGGGGTTCTCGGCGCTCGCGCAGGATCCGGATGCGTTCTCGTTTCCCTCGGGACACTCCGCGGTGGCCTTTGCAGTCGCGGTCGCGCTGGTGATGACCGCTTCTCCGCTGGGCGGATTCGAGTTGGCGCTCGCGTCGTGCGTCGCGGTGTCGCGTGTCTATCTCGGCGCGCACTACCCGCTCGACGTGACGCTCGGCGCGGCGCTAGGTGGACTCTGTGGCGCGGGCGTGGCGCTCGCGCTGGGTTAA
- a CDS encoding TIGR02266 family protein: protein MVWAPARDGYSRLHDVGGPVAQQGSPENRQQTRVPIELKVDYKKVNSFFADYTKNISKGGTFIKTKKPLPIGTQFLFKLTVPKRDAPFELLGEVVWARTDGDEPGMGIRFVYSNDGQRRDFEGVVERMMQDALGAHISAKLLTRDGQAT from the coding sequence ATGGTTTGGGCGCCCGCGCGGGACGGATATAGTCGCCTTCACGACGTGGGAGGCCCCGTGGCCCAGCAAGGCAGCCCTGAGAACCGCCAGCAGACGCGCGTCCCCATCGAGCTGAAGGTCGACTACAAGAAGGTGAACTCCTTCTTCGCCGACTACACCAAGAACATCTCCAAGGGCGGCACCTTCATCAAGACGAAAAAGCCGCTGCCCATCGGCACGCAGTTCTTGTTCAAGCTCACGGTGCCCAAGCGCGACGCGCCCTTCGAGTTGCTCGGCGAGGTGGTCTGGGCCCGCACCGACGGCGACGAGCCGGGCATGGGCATCCGCTTCGTGTACTCGAACGACGGTCAGCGCCGCGACTTCGAGGGCGTGGTGGAGCGCATGATGCAGGACGCGCTCGGCGCGCACATCTCCGCGAAGCTGCTCACCCGCGACGGGCAGGCGACGTAA
- a CDS encoding NAD-dependent protein deacetylase has product MFDAELQRIRAFRERAGGLMVCAGAGMGVDSGLPDFRGDAGFWRAYPPYAKLGLSFVELANPAWFRRDPAFAWGFYGHRLELYRRTVPHAGFGLLSRWGSAMKHGAFVFTSNVDGQFQRAGFDSERILEAHGAIDFLQCTRGCFGIFPADPFRVEVDEGTMRAREPLPSCAKCGALARPNILMFGDGEWDAARAEAQQENLGRWLDGLGDAPLLVVECGAGSAVPTVRHFSDRLARRKDALLVRLNPREPEVPPGHIGLTLGALEGLRALA; this is encoded by the coding sequence ATGTTCGACGCCGAGCTGCAGCGCATCCGCGCGTTCCGCGAGAGGGCCGGCGGGCTGATGGTCTGCGCAGGCGCGGGAATGGGCGTCGACTCCGGGCTGCCCGACTTCAGGGGCGACGCGGGGTTTTGGCGCGCCTACCCACCGTACGCGAAGCTGGGTCTCTCGTTCGTCGAGCTGGCCAACCCGGCCTGGTTCCGCCGCGACCCGGCGTTCGCCTGGGGCTTCTACGGCCACCGCCTGGAGCTCTACCGCCGCACCGTTCCGCACGCGGGCTTCGGACTGCTGTCGCGTTGGGGCTCGGCCATGAAGCACGGCGCGTTCGTGTTCACGAGCAACGTCGACGGTCAGTTCCAGCGCGCGGGCTTCGATTCCGAGCGCATCCTGGAAGCGCACGGCGCCATCGACTTCCTTCAATGCACGCGCGGCTGCTTCGGCATCTTCCCGGCAGATCCGTTTCGCGTGGAGGTCGACGAGGGCACCATGCGCGCGCGCGAGCCGCTGCCGTCGTGCGCCAAGTGCGGCGCGCTCGCTCGACCCAACATCCTCATGTTCGGCGACGGCGAGTGGGACGCCGCCCGCGCCGAAGCGCAGCAGGAGAACCTCGGGCGCTGGCTCGACGGCCTCGGCGACGCGCCCCTGCTCGTCGTCGAGTGCGGCGCTGGAAGCGCGGTGCCCACCGTGCGCCACTTCTCCGACCGCCTGGCGCGGCGGAAGGACGCGCTGCTGGTGCGGCTGAACCCGCGCGAGCCCGAGGTGCCGCCCGGGCACATCGGGCTCACGCTGGGCGCGCTCGAGGGTCTGCGCGCGCTCGCTTAA
- a CDS encoding prepilin-type N-terminal cleavage/methylation domain-containing protein, with amino-acid sequence MDAPFTARGPRVQRRGYTLVELMVVVAIVSILVALAVGGLEPTVMRLRVAQETVF; translated from the coding sequence TTGGACGCGCCGTTCACGGCCAGGGGGCCACGGGTGCAGCGCCGCGGCTACACGCTCGTCGAGCTGATGGTGGTGGTGGCCATCGTGTCGATCCTGGTGGCGCTCGCGGTGGGCGGGCTGGAGCCGACCGTGATGCGGCTGCGCGTCGCCCAGGAGACGGTCTTCTAG
- a CDS encoding glycosyltransferase has product MPTGLTVLLVLAAMSLALFALSHASLHLKLRTRRARPGPTPPISVLKPLKGVDEDLYENLASLARQDYPCFELVLGAEDPCDPALEVARQLRSDFPLLPIQIVAGAQDFGMNPKVTNLVSLGARAKHAHWLVSDSNVRVGPRYLRELASELADPAVGLVHSLIAGTCDSTLGARCENLHLNSFIAPGVAGAERVAGIPTVIGKSMLFRRADLEALGGFARVRDVLAEDYVLGRAFEADGWTVALSPHPVQAVNARWSLSRFVERHLRWGQMRWQISPATFLAEPLLNPTAWLLATIVSSVAHARTLPLAAAMLGFAIELSLVDAAMRALQGRALGIRGAAALVLKDLLVLGLWPLAMVKRTICWRGNSARIGSGSVLRPVHAPLTPRAPEPAEEAA; this is encoded by the coding sequence ATGCCCACGGGACTCACGGTGCTTCTGGTTCTGGCCGCGATGTCGCTGGCGCTCTTCGCGCTCAGCCACGCCTCGCTGCATCTCAAGCTGCGGACGCGCCGCGCGCGCCCCGGGCCCACGCCGCCCATCTCCGTGCTCAAGCCGCTCAAGGGCGTGGACGAGGACCTCTACGAGAACCTGGCCTCGCTCGCCCGGCAGGACTACCCGTGCTTCGAGCTGGTGCTCGGCGCGGAAGATCCCTGCGACCCGGCGCTCGAGGTCGCCCGGCAGCTGCGCAGCGACTTCCCGCTGCTGCCCATCCAGATCGTCGCGGGCGCGCAGGACTTCGGTATGAACCCAAAGGTTACAAACCTCGTTTCCCTCGGCGCGCGGGCGAAGCACGCGCACTGGCTGGTGAGCGACTCCAACGTGCGCGTGGGCCCGCGCTACCTGCGCGAGCTGGCCAGCGAGCTCGCGGATCCCGCGGTCGGTCTCGTCCACAGCCTCATCGCCGGCACCTGCGACAGCACCCTCGGCGCGCGCTGCGAGAACCTGCACCTCAACAGCTTCATCGCGCCGGGCGTCGCTGGCGCTGAGCGCGTCGCAGGGATTCCCACCGTCATCGGCAAGTCGATGCTCTTCCGCCGCGCGGATCTCGAGGCGCTGGGCGGCTTCGCGCGCGTGCGCGACGTGCTCGCCGAGGACTACGTGCTCGGCCGCGCCTTCGAGGCCGACGGCTGGACGGTGGCGCTCTCGCCGCACCCGGTGCAGGCGGTGAACGCGCGCTGGTCGCTCTCGCGCTTCGTGGAGCGGCACCTGCGCTGGGGCCAGATGCGCTGGCAGATCAGCCCCGCGACCTTTCTCGCCGAGCCGCTGCTCAATCCGACCGCGTGGCTGCTCGCGACGATCGTCAGTTCCGTCGCCCACGCGCGCACGCTGCCGCTCGCGGCGGCGATGCTGGGCTTCGCCATCGAGCTGAGTCTGGTCGACGCCGCCATGCGCGCGCTGCAGGGCAGGGCGCTCGGCATCCGCGGCGCGGCGGCGCTGGTGCTCAAGGACCTGCTCGTGCTGGGGCTGTGGCCATTGGCGATGGTGAAGCGAACGATTTGCTGGCGCGGCAACAGCGCGCGCATCGGCAGCGGCAGCGTGCTGCGTCCAGTGCACGCACCGCTGACACCGCGCGCGCCCGAGCCCGCCGAGGAGGCCGCATGA
- a CDS encoding radical SAM protein encodes MSIQRRVDVNDPRLRPAYVVWELTLRCDQRCTHCGSRADEARPNELTTAEALDVVKQLRALGTQELVVIGGEAYLHPGFVEIVCAIRDAGIRPTMTTGGRGIDRALAKQMKDAGLFSVSVSIDGLQTTHDLMRATKGSFEAATRALENLRAEGVRITANTNLNRLNEPDLEALYLHLKSLGIESWQVQLTSPLGRAADRPEMLLQPWDLLELVPRIAALKRRAYADGILLMPGNNLGYFGPEEALLRSPRPELADHFQGCQAGKFIMGIESDGAVKGCPSLQTSHYVGGNVREKSIETIWNQAPELAFARKRTVDDLWGFCRTCPFAETCLGGCTFTAHAILGRPGNNPYCHFRARESARLGKRERLVPAAPAPGSPFDNGKFEIVEEPLDAPDPRPAVLQMLKKKRWPKSIKLPVVDD; translated from the coding sequence ATGTCGATTCAGCGACGCGTCGACGTGAACGACCCTCGGCTCCGGCCCGCGTACGTGGTCTGGGAGCTCACGCTCCGCTGCGACCAGCGCTGCACGCACTGCGGCTCCCGCGCCGACGAAGCGCGCCCCAATGAGCTCACCACCGCTGAAGCGCTCGACGTGGTGAAGCAGCTGCGTGCGCTCGGGACGCAGGAGCTCGTCGTCATTGGCGGCGAGGCCTATCTCCATCCCGGCTTCGTGGAGATCGTTTGCGCCATTCGCGACGCCGGCATCCGCCCCACGATGACCACCGGCGGGCGAGGCATCGATCGCGCGCTCGCGAAGCAAATGAAGGACGCCGGCCTCTTCAGTGTCTCGGTGAGCATCGACGGATTGCAAACTACCCACGACCTGATGCGCGCCACGAAGGGCAGCTTCGAGGCGGCGACGCGGGCGCTGGAGAATCTTCGCGCCGAGGGCGTGCGCATCACCGCCAACACCAACCTCAATCGGCTGAATGAACCCGACCTCGAGGCGCTCTACCTGCACCTCAAGTCGCTGGGCATCGAGAGCTGGCAGGTGCAGCTCACGTCGCCGCTCGGGCGCGCCGCGGACCGCCCGGAGATGCTCTTGCAGCCCTGGGATCTGCTCGAGCTCGTGCCGCGCATCGCCGCGCTCAAGCGCCGCGCGTACGCCGACGGAATCCTGCTCATGCCCGGCAACAACCTCGGCTACTTCGGCCCGGAGGAGGCGCTGCTCCGTTCGCCGCGGCCGGAGCTCGCCGATCACTTTCAAGGTTGTCAGGCTGGCAAGTTCATCATGGGTATCGAATCGGACGGCGCCGTGAAAGGCTGCCCTTCTCTTCAAACTTCACACTATGTGGGCGGAAACGTCCGCGAGAAATCCATCGAGACAATCTGGAATCAGGCTCCCGAGCTCGCCTTCGCGCGCAAGCGCACCGTCGACGATCTCTGGGGCTTTTGTAGAACCTGCCCCTTCGCGGAGACCTGCCTCGGCGGTTGTACATTTACCGCGCATGCCATTCTGGGCAGGCCCGGAAACAATCCCTATTGTCATTTTCGAGCGCGCGAGAGCGCGCGGCTGGGAAAACGCGAGCGGCTGGTGCCCGCGGCGCCGGCGCCGGGCTCGCCCTTTGACAATGGCAAGTTTGAAATTGTCGAGGAGCCGCTCGACGCGCCTGATCCGCGACCGGCCGTGCTTCAAATGCTCAAGAAGAAGCGCTGGCCGAAGTCCATCAAGCTCCCGGTAGTCGACGACTAG
- a CDS encoding CPBP family intramembrane metalloprotease, translating into MQPTTTTPDKPSLGRRIASFPLTCIFVACTVTGAIAAPVVILLHPSKSEIAPWKVLPVELALAAGAVAGQILAGWLLEKGKPSAVGWATPALRPMGVGFATGAGLQTLVVAMLAATGAYVLAGGVVGARPSDMLGAFLLFGLVAVFEEVLVRGILFRQLERLLGSWAALAITSFIFGYGHWKNPGASWISGLFIAIEAGVLLGAAFALTRSLWLPIGIHWAWNYFEGPVFGEAVSGTQGPHWLSPHIDGPVTWTGGVFGPEAGLAAVIPCTALGVLMVVLAVRRKQIRTPAWMLRLFNQPDPQMGGT; encoded by the coding sequence ATGCAGCCCACGACGACCACGCCCGACAAGCCCTCGCTCGGACGCCGCATCGCGAGCTTCCCGCTCACCTGCATCTTCGTGGCGTGCACGGTCACCGGCGCCATCGCCGCGCCCGTGGTGATCCTGCTGCATCCGTCGAAGAGCGAGATCGCGCCGTGGAAGGTCTTGCCCGTGGAGCTCGCGCTCGCGGCGGGCGCCGTGGCCGGGCAGATCCTCGCGGGCTGGCTCCTCGAAAAAGGGAAGCCGTCCGCGGTTGGCTGGGCCACGCCCGCGCTCCGTCCCATGGGGGTTGGCTTTGCGACGGGTGCGGGCCTGCAGACGCTCGTCGTCGCCATGCTCGCGGCCACGGGCGCGTACGTGCTCGCAGGAGGCGTGGTCGGTGCGAGGCCGAGTGACATGCTCGGCGCATTCCTTCTCTTTGGACTGGTGGCCGTGTTCGAGGAGGTGCTGGTGCGCGGCATCCTCTTCCGACAGCTCGAGCGCCTCCTGGGCAGCTGGGCCGCGCTGGCCATCACCTCGTTCATCTTCGGCTATGGGCATTGGAAGAACCCGGGCGCGAGCTGGATCTCGGGGCTGTTCATCGCCATCGAGGCAGGCGTGCTGCTCGGCGCTGCATTTGCGCTCACGCGCTCGCTCTGGCTGCCCATCGGGATTCACTGGGCGTGGAACTACTTCGAAGGCCCCGTCTTCGGCGAGGCCGTCTCGGGCACGCAGGGGCCGCACTGGCTTTCGCCGCACATCGACGGGCCGGTGACCTGGACGGGCGGCGTCTTCGGGCCGGAGGCCGGGCTCGCCGCCGTGATCCCGTGCACCGCGCTGGGCGTTCTCATGGTGGTGCTCGCGGTGCGCCGCAAGCAGATCCGGACGCCCGCGTGGATGCTGCGTCTCTTCAACCAACCGGATCCACAAATGGGGGGAACCTGA